From Saimiri boliviensis isolate mSaiBol1 chromosome 9, mSaiBol1.pri, whole genome shotgun sequence, a single genomic window includes:
- the WFDC2 gene encoding WAP four-disulfide core domain protein 2: MPASRLGPLAAALLLGLLLFGFTLVPGTGAQKMGVCPELQADQNCTQECVSDSGCADNLKCCSAGCATFCALPNDKEGSCPQVNSVFPQLGLCQDQCQVDSQCPGRMKCCRNGCGKVSCVTPNF; this comes from the exons ATGCCTGCCAGTCGCCTCGGCCCGCTAGCCGCCGCCCTGCTCCTCGGCCTGCTGCTCTTCGGCTTTACGCTAGTCCCAG GCACAGGAGCACAGAAGATGGGCGTGTGCCCCGAGCTCCAGGCTGACCAGAACTGCACGCAGGAGTGCGTCTCCGACAGCGGGTGCGCCGACAACCTCAAGTGCTGCAGCGCGGGCTGCGCCACCTTCTGCGCTCTGCCCAATG ATAAGGAGGGTTCCTGCCCCCAGGTGAACAGTGTCTTTCCCCAACTCGGCCTCTGCCAGGACCAGTGCCAGGTGGACAGCCAGTGTCCCGGCCGGATGAAATGCTGCCGCAATGGCTGTGGGAAGGTGTCCTGTGTCACTCCCAATTTCTGA
- the SPINT3 gene encoding kunitz-type protease inhibitor 3, which produces MQLRVSLSFLLILTLCRELRSELNKDNIKDLLPRVCRFPVEKSICRAYFIRWFFNSETGECESFVYGGCRGNGNNFSNKEECEKTCKFT; this is translated from the exons ATGCAGCTTCGAGTCTCTCTCTCGTTTCTCCTGATTCTCACTCTCTGCCGAGAGCTTCGATCAGAACTAAATAAAG ACAATATCAAGGATCTCCTCCCAAGAGTATGCCGTTTTCCTGTGGAAAAAAGCATTTGTCGAGCCTACTTTATCCGATGGTTTTTCAACTCTGAAACTGGTGAATGTGAGTCATTTGTTTACGGAGGCTGCAGAGGCAACGGCAACAACTTTTCGAACAAAGAAGAATGTGAGAAAACCTGCAAGTTCACCTGA